Proteins co-encoded in one Capsicum annuum cultivar UCD-10X-F1 chromosome 9, UCD10Xv1.1, whole genome shotgun sequence genomic window:
- the LOC107841043 gene encoding leucine-rich repeat extensin-like protein 4 isoform X1 produces the protein MKEKKQTPILSLILLLSFLCSLFTAQQTNAEFTISESGPLTDFEAQYIKHRQLLYYRDEFGDRGENVEIDPSLVFENDRIKNAYIALQAWKQAIISDPFNITANWVGPNVCSYTGVFCAPALDNPKIRTVAGIDLNHGDIAGYLPEELGLVSDLGIFHINSNRFCGTIPKKLKNLKILFELDLSNNRFAGKFPYVVLSLPKLIFLDIRFNEFEGNVPSELFDKPLDAIFINHNRFAFELPDNFGNSPVSVIVLASNRFHGCLPASIGNMSNLNEAILMNNGLRSCLPTEIGMLKNLTVFDVSFNQLMGPLPESFGGLVNLEQLNVAHNMLSGRIPESICKLPKLENFTYSYNFFSGEPSVCLGLSEFHDEKNCLVNRPSQRSAAQCKAFLSKRIHCSAFKCRKFVPVLPPPPVVVPISPPPSPVYSPPPPPVYNPPSPSPPPPPLPPSPPPPVYSPPPPPPLAHSPPPPSPYYYNSPPPPPPPPPNSPPPPPVYIYSSPPPPNSPPPPVYSSPPPPHSPPPPSPVPCIEPPPPPPPCIEPPPSPSPPPPPVYHYNSPPPPSPSPPPPSPVYYYNSPPPPSPPPAPVYEGPLPPVIGVSYASPPPPPFY, from the exons ATGAAGGAGAAAAAGCAAACACCCATTTTGTCACTCATCTTGTTACTCTCTTTCTTGTGTTCACTCTTTACTGCTCAACAAACAAATGCTGAGTTTACAATCTCTGAATCTGGTCCTTTAACTGACTTCGAAGCTCAGTACATCAAACACCGTCAATTGTTGTACTACAGAGATGAATTTGGTGACAGAGGAGAAAATGTAGAGATAGATCCATCTTTAGTATTTGAAAATGATAGGATCAAGAATGCTTACATTGCTTTACAAGCATGGAAACAAGCTATCATTTCAGATCCCTTTAATATTACTGCCAATTGGGTTGGTCCTAATGTATGTAGCTACACTGGTGTCTTCTGTGCACCTGCTTTGGATAACCCAAAGATACGTACAGTTGCTGGAATTGACCTCAACCATGGTGACATTGCTGGGTATTTGCCTGAAGAGCTTGGACTTGTGTCTGATCTTggaatatttcacataaattcaAACCGTTTTTGTGGTACGATACCTAAGAAGTTGAAGAACTTGAAGATACTGTTCGAGTTAGATCTGAGTAATAATCGGTTTGCTGGGAAGTTTCCTTATGTTGTGTTGAGTTTGCCTAAGTTGATTTTCTTGGATATTAGGTTCAATGAGTTTGAAGGTAATGTACCTTCTGAGCTGTTTGATAAACCATTGGATGCTATTTTTATAAACCATAATCGGTTTGCATTTGAGTTGCCTGATAATTTTGGGAATTCGCCGGTTTCTGTTATAGTACTTGCAAGTAACAGATTTCATGGATGTCTACCTGCGAGTATTGGGAATATGAGTAATTTAAATGAGGCTATTTTGATGAATAATGGGTTGCGTTCTTGTTTGCCAACGGAGATTGGGATGCTGAAGAATTTGACTGTGTTTGATGTTAGTTTTAATCAGTTGATGGGTCCGTTGCCGGAGAGTTTTGGTGGACTGGTGAATTTGGAGCAACTGAATGTGGCACATAATATGTTATCTGGGAGAATTCCAGAGAGTATTTGTAAGCTTCCTAAGCTTGAGAATTTTACGTATTCCTATAATTTCTTTAGTGGTGAACCGAGTGTTTGTTTGGGATTATCGGAGTTTCATGATGAAAAGAATTGTTTGGTGAATAGGCCTTCACAAAGGAGTGCTGCTCAATGCAAGGCCTTTTTGTCTAAAAGGATACATTGTAGTGCTTTTAAGTGTCGTAAGTTTGTTCCTGTTTTGCCTCCGCCTCCTGTCGTCGTGCCCATTTCTCCCCCTCCATCGCCCGTCTATTCGCCTCCGCCACCACCAGTTTATAATCCTCCTTCACcttcaccaccaccaccaccacttcCTCCATCGCCTCCTCCGCCCGTTTATTCACCTCCTCCGCCTCC NCCGCTTGCTCACTCACCTCCACCCCCTTCACCTTACTACTACAATTCACCACCACCTCCGCCTCCTCCACCACCAAATTCACCACCTCCACCACCTGTATACATATACTCATCACCTCCACCACCAAATTCACCTCCTCCACCAGTATACTCCTCCCCTCCACCGCCTCATTCGCCTCCACCTCCATCCCCGGTACCTTGTATAgaacccccaccccccccccctccttgCATAGAGCCACCTCCATCACCATCTCCTCCACCACCACCCGTTTACCACTACAACTCCCCGCCCCCACCATCACCCTCACCACCGCCACCATCACCTGTGTACTACTACAATTCTCCTCCCCCTCCCTCACCGCCACCAGCACCGGTCTACGAAGGTCCGTTACCACCAGTAATAGGAGTTTCATAtgcatcaccaccaccaccacccttTTATTAA
- the LOC107841043 gene encoding leucine-rich repeat extensin-like protein 4 isoform X2 produces MKEKKQTPILSLILLLSFLCSLFTAQQTNAEFTISESGPLTDFEAQYIKHRQLLYYRDEFGDRGENVEIDPSLVFENDRIKNAYIALQAWKQAIISDPFNITANWVGPNVCSYTGVFCAPALDNPKIRTVAGIDLNHGDIAGYLPEELGLVSDLGIFHINSNRFCGTIPKKLKNLKILFELDLSNNRFAGKFPYVVLSLPKLIFLDIRFNEFEGNVPSELFDKPLDAIFINHNRFAFELPDNFGNSPVSVIVLASNRFHGCLPASIGNMSNLNEAILMNNGLRSCLPTEIGMLKNLTVFDVSFNQLMGPLPESFGGLVNLEQLNVAHNMLSGRIPESICKLPKLENFTYSYNFFSGEPSVCLGLSEFHDEKNCLVNRPSQRSAAQCKAFLSKRIHCSAFKCRKFVPVLPPPPVVVPISPPPSPVYSPPPPPVYNPPSPSPPPPPLPPSPPPPVYSPPPPPPSPPPPVYSPPPPPPSPPPPVYSPPPPPPPPPPVYSPPPPPSPPPPSPLPYCVRSPPPPPXXXXXXXXXAHSPPPPSPYYYNSPPPPPPPPPNSPPPPPVYIYSSPPPPNSPPPPVYSSPPPPHSPPPPSPVPCIEPPPPPPPCIEPPPSPSPPPPPVYHYNSPPPPSPSPPPPSPVYYYNSPPPPSPPPAPVYEGPLPPVIGVSYASPPPPPFY; encoded by the exons ATGAAGGAGAAAAAGCAAACACCCATTTTGTCACTCATCTTGTTACTCTCTTTCTTGTGTTCACTCTTTACTGCTCAACAAACAAATGCTGAGTTTACAATCTCTGAATCTGGTCCTTTAACTGACTTCGAAGCTCAGTACATCAAACACCGTCAATTGTTGTACTACAGAGATGAATTTGGTGACAGAGGAGAAAATGTAGAGATAGATCCATCTTTAGTATTTGAAAATGATAGGATCAAGAATGCTTACATTGCTTTACAAGCATGGAAACAAGCTATCATTTCAGATCCCTTTAATATTACTGCCAATTGGGTTGGTCCTAATGTATGTAGCTACACTGGTGTCTTCTGTGCACCTGCTTTGGATAACCCAAAGATACGTACAGTTGCTGGAATTGACCTCAACCATGGTGACATTGCTGGGTATTTGCCTGAAGAGCTTGGACTTGTGTCTGATCTTggaatatttcacataaattcaAACCGTTTTTGTGGTACGATACCTAAGAAGTTGAAGAACTTGAAGATACTGTTCGAGTTAGATCTGAGTAATAATCGGTTTGCTGGGAAGTTTCCTTATGTTGTGTTGAGTTTGCCTAAGTTGATTTTCTTGGATATTAGGTTCAATGAGTTTGAAGGTAATGTACCTTCTGAGCTGTTTGATAAACCATTGGATGCTATTTTTATAAACCATAATCGGTTTGCATTTGAGTTGCCTGATAATTTTGGGAATTCGCCGGTTTCTGTTATAGTACTTGCAAGTAACAGATTTCATGGATGTCTACCTGCGAGTATTGGGAATATGAGTAATTTAAATGAGGCTATTTTGATGAATAATGGGTTGCGTTCTTGTTTGCCAACGGAGATTGGGATGCTGAAGAATTTGACTGTGTTTGATGTTAGTTTTAATCAGTTGATGGGTCCGTTGCCGGAGAGTTTTGGTGGACTGGTGAATTTGGAGCAACTGAATGTGGCACATAATATGTTATCTGGGAGAATTCCAGAGAGTATTTGTAAGCTTCCTAAGCTTGAGAATTTTACGTATTCCTATAATTTCTTTAGTGGTGAACCGAGTGTTTGTTTGGGATTATCGGAGTTTCATGATGAAAAGAATTGTTTGGTGAATAGGCCTTCACAAAGGAGTGCTGCTCAATGCAAGGCCTTTTTGTCTAAAAGGATACATTGTAGTGCTTTTAAGTGTCGTAAGTTTGTTCCTGTTTTGCCTCCGCCTCCTGTCGTCGTGCCCATTTCTCCCCCTCCATCGCCCGTCTATTCGCCTCCGCCACCACCAGTTTATAATCCTCCTTCACcttcaccaccaccaccaccacttcCTCCATCGCCTCCTCCGCCCGTTTATTCACCTCCTCCGCCTCCTCCGTCACCTCCACCTCCCGTTTATTCACCTCCTCCGCCTCCTCCGTCACCTCCACCTCCCGTTTATTCACCTCCACCTCCTCCTCCACCCCCACCACCTGTTTATtcgccaccaccaccaccatcacctcCTCCTCCATCACCATTACCTTATTGTGTACGCTCACCACCACCTCCACCNNNNNNNNNNNNNNNNNNNNNNNNNN TTGCTCACTCACCTCCACCCCCTTCACCTTACTACTACAATTCACCACCACCTCCGCCTCCTCCACCACCAAATTCACCACCTCCACCACCTGTATACATATACTCATCACCTCCACCACCAAATTCACCTCCTCCACCAGTATACTCCTCCCCTCCACCGCCTCATTCGCCTCCACCTCCATCCCCGGTACCTTGTATAgaacccccaccccccccccctccttgCATAGAGCCACCTCCATCACCATCTCCTCCACCACCACCCGTTTACCACTACAACTCCCCGCCCCCACCATCACCCTCACCACCGCCACCATCACCTGTGTACTACTACAATTCTCCTCCCCCTCCCTCACCGCCACCAGCACCGGTCTACGAAGGTCCGTTACCACCAGTAATAGGAGTTTCATAtgcatcaccaccaccaccacccttTTATTAA